The following proteins come from a genomic window of Geomonas sp. RF6:
- a CDS encoding PilZ domain-containing protein translates to MFREKRNFARLALHARANITQDGQVLEGEVENLSMKGVFVKSPRRMDIGDNVAVTIYHTLTPQVLCDLKARVVRTTEKGMGLQFEKTLLD, encoded by the coding sequence ATGTTTAGGGAAAAGCGGAATTTTGCAAGGCTGGCGCTGCACGCTCGCGCGAACATCACGCAGGACGGGCAGGTACTCGAAGGCGAAGTAGAAAATCTGAGCATGAAGGGGGTGTTTGTGAAGTCGCCGCGGCGTATGGATATCGGCGACAACGTGGCGGTCACCATCTACCACACCCTCACGCCGCAGGTACTCTGTGATCTGAAGGCGAGGGTCGTCCGCACCACGGAGAAGGGTATGGGACTGCAGTTTGAAAAGACCCTCCTCGACTAG
- a CDS encoding putative bifunctional diguanylate cyclase/phosphodiesterase — MPKDSPSLHSAILAAAFCVALLLPVALPAAGGEGAGAARACVATGSGVWPLPPGDLTILSEICLGGAACCLVTAGIFSGVRRRREREVTARLTEKNRALVLELGRQCLAEKELEESRSFLQGILDALAEPVVVIGFDHQVVALNRAARSFRSDMGEGGGYCFRVLHGLDRPCPTHAGRSFCGLEALGESLEACTVTGDHEWVAPDGKRKWCQVSATIFSAGDGSRRFILESLHDITKMKEAEESVRLLADFDPLTGLPNRRLFNDRLTLALVQAHRRKEKVALLFLDLDRFKVINDTLGHSIGDLLLQEVARRLRQCCRREEDTIARQGGDEFVVILTEISDVAAAAKIAQEVVEAFKEPFYLAGHELFASTSIGISIYPDDGDNADRLVRNADTALYFAKEHGKNGYKIYNPELNKKAMERLTLENSIRRALREQEFVLYYQPKVNVKTSRIVCLEALIRWNHPEFGLLLPAEFIQTAEETGSIIPLGEWVLRTACTQNRKWQLAGLSPVRVAVNLSERQFTRPDVVDSVVEALAQSGLEGRWLDLEISLELLMRSGEESLETLRRLTGLGVQISVANIGKGYSSLSCLRRLPVHTLKIDRSCVGEIENDPEFASAFVHLARSIDLEVIHEGVETMEQLAFFRSIACDEMQGNLFCRPLPPEEVAEILNRSSIGAIGKGAPLPSAAQHAGVFLSAE, encoded by the coding sequence ATGCCCAAGGACTCCCCTTCTCTGCACAGCGCCATTCTTGCCGCCGCTTTCTGCGTGGCACTCCTTCTCCCCGTCGCGCTTCCCGCCGCGGGGGGGGAGGGTGCCGGTGCTGCAAGGGCGTGCGTGGCGACCGGGTCGGGCGTCTGGCCTCTCCCCCCCGGGGACCTCACGATCCTCTCGGAGATTTGCCTCGGCGGGGCCGCCTGCTGTCTCGTCACCGCCGGGATCTTCAGCGGAGTGCGCCGGCGCAGAGAAAGGGAGGTCACCGCCCGGCTCACGGAGAAGAACCGGGCGCTGGTCCTGGAACTCGGACGGCAGTGCCTCGCGGAGAAGGAACTGGAGGAATCCCGCTCCTTCCTGCAGGGGATACTGGATGCCCTCGCGGAGCCGGTGGTGGTGATCGGCTTTGACCACCAGGTCGTGGCGCTGAACCGCGCTGCCCGCAGCTTCAGATCGGACATGGGGGAAGGGGGGGGGTACTGCTTCCGGGTGCTGCACGGCCTTGACCGCCCCTGCCCGACTCACGCCGGCCGCTCTTTCTGCGGCCTGGAGGCGCTCGGGGAATCGCTGGAGGCGTGCACCGTGACGGGGGACCATGAGTGGGTGGCGCCGGACGGGAAGAGGAAGTGGTGCCAGGTTAGCGCCACCATCTTCAGCGCCGGCGACGGTTCCCGCCGCTTTATCCTGGAGTCGCTTCACGACATCACCAAGATGAAGGAAGCGGAAGAGAGCGTGCGCCTCCTGGCCGACTTCGACCCCCTGACGGGGCTCCCGAACCGTCGGCTCTTCAACGACCGTCTCACCCTCGCGCTGGTGCAGGCGCACCGGCGCAAGGAGAAGGTGGCGCTCCTCTTTCTCGATCTCGACCGCTTCAAAGTGATAAACGACACCCTCGGGCACTCCATCGGGGACCTCCTGCTGCAGGAGGTCGCCAGGCGGCTGCGGCAGTGCTGCAGGCGTGAGGAGGACACCATCGCGCGGCAGGGGGGGGACGAGTTCGTGGTGATCCTGACGGAAATTTCGGACGTCGCTGCCGCGGCAAAGATCGCCCAGGAAGTGGTGGAAGCGTTCAAGGAGCCGTTTTACCTGGCGGGGCACGAGCTTTTCGCGAGCACCTCCATAGGGATCAGCATCTACCCGGACGACGGCGACAATGCCGACCGGCTGGTGAGAAACGCGGACACCGCGCTGTACTTCGCAAAGGAGCACGGCAAAAACGGCTACAAGATCTACAATCCGGAGCTGAACAAGAAGGCAATGGAGCGGCTGACCCTTGAAAACAGCATCCGGCGGGCGCTGAGGGAGCAGGAATTCGTCCTTTACTACCAGCCGAAGGTAAACGTGAAGACCTCCCGCATCGTGTGCCTGGAGGCGCTGATCCGCTGGAACCACCCGGAGTTCGGGCTCCTCCTCCCTGCCGAGTTTATCCAGACGGCCGAGGAGACCGGCTCCATCATTCCTCTGGGGGAGTGGGTGCTGCGCACCGCCTGCACCCAGAACAGGAAGTGGCAGCTCGCGGGGCTTTCCCCGGTACGGGTGGCGGTGAACCTCTCGGAGCGGCAGTTCACGAGGCCCGATGTCGTTGACTCCGTGGTGGAGGCTCTGGCGCAGTCCGGCCTCGAAGGGAGGTGGCTCGACCTGGAAATCTCGCTGGAGCTCCTCATGCGCAGCGGCGAGGAGAGCCTGGAGACACTGAGGCGGCTGACGGGGCTGGGAGTGCAGATCTCGGTGGCCAATATCGGGAAGGGGTACAGCTCCCTGAGCTGCCTGAGGCGCCTGCCGGTGCACACCCTGAAGATCGACCGCTCCTGCGTCGGGGAGATCGAGAACGATCCCGAGTTTGCCTCCGCCTTCGTGCATCTGGCGCGGAGCATCGACCTGGAAGTCATCCACGAAGGGGTTGAGACGATGGAGCAGCTGGCATTCTTCCGCTCCATCGCCTGCGACGAGATGCAGGGAAACCTCTTCTGCCGTCCCCTTCCTCCCGAAGAGGTGGCGGAGATCCTCAACCGGAGCAGCATCGGCGCTATCGGGAAAGGCGCCCCCCTTCCTTCAGCGGCGCAACACGCCGGCGTTTTCCTTTCCGCAGAGTAA
- the hypF gene encoding carbamoyltransferase HypF encodes MEIPSRSRISMEIDGIVQGVGFRPFVYRLAARHSLSGWVKNLGSAVLLEVEGEGRAVELFRDAIVAEAPPLAVIGKVVVEQKSLCGGEGFHILESGRGEPGGGVSPDCDVCADCLSELFDPADRRYLYPFINCTNCGPRYSIIDAIPYDRPATTMAAFPMCPACLQEYHDPGNRRFHAQPNACPVCGPSLALFSADGANLPGDPLQETVAALKEGRIVALKGIGGYHLAVDPLNEGAVRRLRERKKRDEKPFAVMFPDLASVRRHAECPEKEGRLLQGVERPIVLLKKLPLQEISELVAPGNRWLGVMLPGTPLHHLLLRLFGGPLVMTSGNLSDEPIAYREEDAFRTLSGIADLFLTHNREIRTRTDDSVLRLFAGEPLFLRRSRGYVPRAVLLPAHQPAVLAVGGELKGTLCLTRDSRAFMSQHIGDLKNAATAASLEETASHLCRLLEIEPEVVAHDLHPDYLSTLYAEKIELPRVAVQHHHAHLASCMAENGLEGEVLGVILDGTGYGTDGTIWGGEFLLGGYRRFERRGHFSPLRMPGGDAAVKEPYRMALSALYSVHGDRLFEVSHPLLCAIPDGDRPIFLKMLQRGINSPLTSSCGRLFDAVSALLGVRGTVSYEGQAAIELEALAERGEADEPYPFLMVNGERHVLDFSPAMAAICGDLAAGREARHIARAFHRTVAAAILETCRAIREESGVERVVLSGGVFQNRLLTEDVFLLLAAARFDTYRHRLVPPNDGGLALGQTVIAGRSFQGE; translated from the coding sequence ATGGAGATCCCCAGCCGCAGCCGCATCAGCATGGAGATCGACGGGATCGTCCAGGGGGTGGGCTTCCGCCCCTTCGTGTACCGCCTCGCCGCGAGGCATTCCCTCTCCGGGTGGGTGAAAAACCTGGGGAGCGCGGTTCTCCTGGAGGTGGAAGGGGAGGGTCGCGCCGTGGAGCTTTTCCGCGACGCCATCGTCGCCGAAGCCCCCCCCCTTGCCGTCATCGGGAAGGTCGTGGTGGAGCAGAAATCCCTCTGCGGCGGGGAAGGTTTCCACATTCTCGAGAGCGGCAGGGGGGAGCCCGGAGGTGGGGTCTCGCCGGACTGCGACGTCTGCGCCGACTGCCTCTCCGAGCTCTTTGACCCCGCCGACCGACGCTATCTCTACCCCTTCATCAACTGCACAAACTGCGGGCCGCGCTACTCCATCATCGATGCCATACCGTACGACCGTCCCGCGACCACGATGGCGGCCTTCCCCATGTGTCCGGCGTGCCTGCAGGAGTACCACGATCCCGGGAACCGCCGCTTCCACGCCCAGCCGAACGCCTGCCCGGTCTGCGGCCCATCCCTCGCGCTCTTCTCTGCCGACGGCGCCAACCTCCCCGGCGACCCCCTGCAGGAGACGGTCGCCGCCCTGAAGGAGGGGCGCATTGTTGCGCTGAAAGGAATAGGCGGCTACCATCTCGCCGTCGATCCGCTCAATGAAGGCGCGGTGCGCAGACTGAGGGAGAGGAAAAAGCGGGACGAGAAGCCGTTTGCGGTCATGTTCCCCGATCTCGCTTCCGTGCGGCGCCACGCCGAGTGCCCGGAGAAGGAGGGGCGGCTCCTGCAGGGGGTGGAGCGCCCGATCGTCCTTCTGAAGAAGCTCCCGCTGCAGGAGATCTCGGAGCTCGTGGCGCCGGGGAACCGCTGGCTCGGGGTCATGCTGCCGGGGACCCCTCTGCACCACCTCCTCCTGCGCCTTTTTGGCGGACCGCTGGTGATGACGAGCGGGAACCTCTCGGATGAGCCGATCGCCTACCGTGAGGAGGATGCCTTCCGCACCCTTTCGGGGATTGCCGATCTTTTCCTCACCCACAACAGGGAGATCCGCACGCGCACCGACGACTCCGTCCTGCGCCTCTTTGCGGGGGAGCCCCTCTTTCTCAGGCGCTCCCGCGGCTACGTGCCGCGGGCGGTACTTCTCCCGGCGCATCAGCCGGCTGTACTGGCCGTCGGGGGGGAGCTGAAAGGGACCCTTTGCCTCACCCGCGACAGCCGGGCCTTCATGAGCCAGCACATCGGCGACCTGAAAAATGCGGCGACCGCCGCCTCCCTTGAGGAGACAGCTTCGCACCTCTGCCGCCTCCTGGAGATAGAGCCGGAGGTCGTGGCCCACGACCTGCACCCGGACTACCTCTCTACCCTCTACGCAGAAAAGATCGAACTGCCGCGGGTCGCCGTGCAGCACCACCACGCGCATCTTGCCTCCTGCATGGCGGAGAACGGCCTGGAGGGGGAGGTCCTCGGGGTGATCCTGGACGGGACCGGGTACGGCACGGACGGCACGATCTGGGGGGGGGAATTCCTCCTCGGGGGATACCGGCGCTTCGAGCGACGCGGGCACTTCTCCCCCCTGCGCATGCCCGGGGGGGACGCCGCGGTGAAGGAGCCGTACCGGATGGCGCTCTCGGCGCTCTACTCGGTGCACGGCGACAGGCTTTTCGAGGTGAGCCACCCCCTTCTTTGCGCGATCCCGGATGGTGACCGCCCCATATTCCTGAAGATGCTGCAGCGCGGCATCAACTCCCCCCTTACCTCCAGCTGCGGCCGCCTCTTCGACGCCGTCTCCGCCCTTCTCGGGGTGCGCGGCACCGTAAGCTACGAGGGGCAGGCGGCAATCGAGCTGGAGGCGCTGGCGGAGCGGGGGGAGGCGGACGAGCCGTATCCCTTTCTGATGGTGAACGGGGAGCGCCACGTCCTCGACTTCTCCCCTGCGATGGCGGCGATCTGCGGCGATCTCGCCGCCGGGAGGGAAGCGCGCCATATCGCCCGCGCGTTCCACCGCACGGTCGCTGCGGCGATCCTGGAGACGTGCCGCGCCATCCGGGAGGAGAGCGGCGTGGAGCGGGTCGTCCTCTCCGGCGGGGTCTTCCAGAACCGTCTCCTCACCGAGGACGTCTTTCTCCTCCTCGCCGCGGCACGATTCGACACCTATCGCCACCGGCTTGTCCCCCCCAACGACGGCGGGCTCGCCCTCGGGCAGACGGTGATAGCGGGGAGATCGTTCCAGGGGGAGTAA
- a CDS encoding response regulator, with protein sequence MKKHVGELLVEAGIITVKTLERALKRQQGTGKRLGIIFEEMGVITQEELMQAIARQFDLKTVTDIAAHSFPHTLLDLVPEDMAVQKLVFPLKKQGGVLALAVNDPFDVDTIDFLAKKTALKIVPVLATRNEILAAIRKHYLKGVAAAQEKAQTVLVVDDSPSVTAIIESALKKEGYHVITASDGVEGLKLAFSTIPNLIICDAVMPRMDGFALMRAIKANPATQEIPMILLTSKASPEEEHRALKSGFHDFIAKPVMTVRVVSRVKRAFEIMQRMSRAPETPAAQEG encoded by the coding sequence ATGAAAAAGCATGTCGGCGAGCTCCTGGTCGAGGCGGGAATCATTACGGTGAAGACGCTGGAGCGGGCACTGAAGAGGCAGCAGGGGACCGGGAAAAGGCTCGGGATCATCTTCGAGGAGATGGGGGTGATCACCCAGGAGGAGCTCATGCAGGCCATCGCCCGGCAGTTCGACCTGAAGACCGTGACCGACATCGCCGCGCACTCCTTCCCGCACACGCTCCTCGACCTCGTCCCGGAGGACATGGCGGTCCAAAAGCTCGTCTTCCCGCTCAAAAAACAGGGAGGAGTGCTCGCTCTCGCCGTAAACGACCCCTTTGACGTCGACACCATAGATTTCCTGGCGAAGAAGACGGCGCTGAAGATAGTCCCGGTTCTTGCCACCAGAAACGAGATCCTTGCCGCAATAAGGAAGCACTACCTGAAGGGAGTGGCCGCTGCTCAGGAGAAGGCGCAGACCGTCCTCGTGGTGGACGACTCCCCTTCCGTGACCGCCATCATCGAGAGCGCGCTGAAAAAGGAGGGGTACCACGTCATCACCGCCAGCGACGGGGTGGAAGGGCTGAAGCTCGCGTTTTCCACCATCCCGAACCTGATCATCTGCGATGCGGTCATGCCGCGCATGGACGGCTTCGCCCTCATGCGCGCCATAAAGGCGAACCCGGCAACGCAGGAGATCCCCATGATCCTCCTCACCTCGAAGGCATCCCCGGAGGAGGAGCACCGGGCCCTGAAGTCCGGTTTCCACGACTTCATCGCGAAGCCGGTCATGACGGTGCGGGTGGTATCGAGGGTGAAGAGGGCCTTCGAGATCATGCAGCGCATGAGCAGGGCGCCGGAGACGCCGGCGGCCCAGGAAGGATAA
- the hypE gene encoding hydrogenase expression/formation protein HypE, producing MDTDIILLGHGSGGKLSHQLLDEVVVKTLSGTPPAGQNDAALVEVGGGRLAFTTDSYVVDPIFFPGGNIGDLAVNGTVNDLAMMGARPLYLSVGLILEEGFSKGELSVILTSMRSAADAAGVKIVTGDTKVVPRGKGDRIFINTSGIGVVEHGLRIDGAAAAVGDKVLVNGTIGDHGMAVLCAREGLSIESDVASDSAALNGLVQELLALGGALHVLRDPTRGGVATTLKEIAVQSGVTVSLKEGELPVRRGVKGVCALLGLDPLYVANEGKLLALVAPEAAERALEIMRRHPLGAEAAVIGEVTAVSAGKVQMETAVGGVRGVEMLAGEQLPRIC from the coding sequence GTGGATACCGATATCATCTTGTTGGGGCACGGCAGCGGGGGGAAGCTCTCCCACCAGCTGCTGGACGAAGTGGTCGTGAAGACCCTCTCCGGTACTCCCCCGGCAGGGCAGAACGATGCGGCGCTGGTGGAGGTCGGCGGCGGACGCCTCGCCTTCACCACCGACTCCTACGTCGTCGACCCGATCTTTTTCCCCGGGGGGAACATAGGGGACCTTGCGGTAAACGGCACTGTCAACGACCTCGCCATGATGGGGGCGCGCCCCCTCTACCTGAGCGTCGGGCTGATCCTGGAGGAAGGGTTCAGCAAGGGGGAACTCTCCGTCATCCTCACCTCCATGAGGAGCGCGGCGGACGCCGCCGGGGTGAAGATAGTGACCGGCGACACGAAGGTCGTGCCGCGGGGGAAGGGGGACCGCATCTTCATCAACACCTCCGGGATCGGCGTGGTCGAGCACGGGTTGCGCATCGACGGCGCCGCTGCGGCGGTCGGTGACAAGGTCCTCGTAAACGGCACGATCGGGGACCACGGCATGGCGGTCTTGTGCGCGCGCGAAGGGCTCTCCATCGAGAGCGACGTCGCCAGCGACTCGGCGGCACTGAACGGCCTGGTGCAGGAGCTTCTGGCACTCGGCGGCGCGCTGCACGTACTGCGCGACCCCACAAGGGGAGGGGTTGCGACGACGCTGAAGGAGATTGCGGTGCAGTCGGGGGTGACCGTCTCGCTTAAGGAGGGGGAGCTCCCGGTGCGGCGCGGGGTGAAGGGGGTGTGCGCCCTCCTCGGGCTCGATCCGCTGTATGTGGCGAACGAGGGAAAACTCCTCGCGCTCGTCGCCCCTGAGGCGGCGGAGCGGGCGCTGGAGATCATGCGCCGTCACCCGCTCGGTGCCGAGGCCGCTGTCATCGGTGAGGTCACCGCGGTTTCCGCGGGAAAAGTACAGATGGAGACCGCAGTCGGTGGGGTGAGGGGGGTGGAGATGCTTGCAGGGGAGCAGTTGCCGCGAATCTGCTGA
- a CDS encoding CoA-binding protein, translating into MQEPDIRKILTDYRTIAVVGLSPDPSRPSFEVSHYMQKAGYRIIPVNPACDTVLGERCYRSVTDIPDEVEVVQIFRRSESVPPVVDEAIAKGAKVVWMQLGIKNPEAAAKAEAAGLAVVMDLCMLREHARLRIPPKE; encoded by the coding sequence ATGCAGGAACCGGACATCAGGAAGATCCTCACCGACTACCGCACCATCGCCGTAGTCGGTCTCTCCCCCGATCCCTCCAGGCCAAGCTTCGAGGTTTCCCACTACATGCAGAAGGCGGGGTACCGCATCATCCCGGTGAACCCCGCCTGCGACACCGTCCTCGGCGAGCGTTGCTATCGGAGTGTGACCGATATTCCCGATGAGGTGGAGGTCGTGCAGATCTTCCGCCGCAGCGAGTCCGTACCTCCCGTGGTGGATGAGGCGATCGCGAAGGGGGCGAAGGTCGTGTGGATGCAACTCGGCATCAAGAATCCCGAGGCCGCGGCGAAGGCTGAGGCCGCGGGGCTTGCGGTAGTCATGGACCTGTGCATGCTCCGCGAGCATGCGAGGCTGCGCATCCCGCCGAAGGAGTAG
- the hypD gene encoding hydrogenase formation protein HypD, with amino-acid sequence MNYLDQFRDRDLVLGLSRRIAALTEGVERELTFMEVCGTHTMAIYQYGIRSLLPPQVRLISGPGCPVCVTANPYLDRAVALSRLPDVTITTFGDMLRVPGSSSSLMEERARGADVRIVYSPLDAVQYAAKNPQRRVVFLGVGFETTAPIIAGSIQAAESMGLTNFFVLASHKTIPIPMEILSSDPELSVHGFICPAHVSAIIGADAYRFLSERHGIPCVVTGFEPADILQGVEMLTRQVLAGESRVEIQYKRVVSAEGNLRAQKVLAEVFTPCDAQWRGIGLIPGSGLKIAERYASFDAELAIPVTVEETREHPGCLCGEILKGKRSPFDCPLFGTVCTPEDPAGACMVSSEGNCAAAYKYGT; translated from the coding sequence ATGAACTATCTTGATCAGTTTCGCGACCGGGACCTGGTGCTGGGGCTCTCCCGGCGCATCGCCGCTCTCACAGAGGGGGTGGAGAGGGAGCTCACCTTCATGGAGGTGTGCGGCACCCATACCATGGCGATCTACCAGTACGGCATCCGTTCCCTCCTCCCGCCGCAGGTGCGCCTTATCTCGGGGCCCGGCTGCCCCGTCTGCGTTACCGCCAACCCGTACCTCGACAGGGCGGTGGCGCTGAGCCGTCTCCCGGACGTCACCATCACCACCTTCGGCGACATGCTGAGGGTCCCCGGCTCCTCCTCGTCCCTCATGGAGGAGCGCGCCCGGGGGGCGGACGTTCGGATCGTCTACTCCCCGCTCGACGCGGTGCAGTACGCAGCGAAGAACCCGCAGCGCCGCGTCGTCTTCCTGGGGGTCGGCTTCGAGACCACAGCGCCGATCATCGCCGGGAGCATCCAGGCGGCAGAGTCGATGGGGCTCACGAACTTCTTCGTCCTCGCCTCGCACAAGACGATCCCGATCCCGATGGAGATCCTCTCCTCCGACCCGGAGCTCTCGGTGCACGGCTTCATCTGCCCCGCCCATGTCAGCGCCATCATCGGTGCGGACGCGTACCGCTTCCTCAGCGAAAGGCACGGGATCCCGTGCGTGGTGACGGGGTTCGAGCCGGCAGACATCCTCCAGGGGGTGGAGATGCTCACCCGCCAGGTCCTGGCGGGGGAGAGCCGGGTGGAGATCCAATACAAGAGGGTGGTGAGCGCAGAGGGGAACTTGCGGGCACAGAAGGTTCTTGCCGAGGTCTTCACCCCCTGCGACGCCCAGTGGCGCGGCATCGGCCTCATCCCCGGGAGCGGGCTGAAGATCGCGGAGCGCTACGCCTCGTTCGACGCAGAGCTTGCGATCCCGGTCACCGTCGAGGAGACGCGCGAGCACCCCGGGTGCCTGTGCGGGGAGATCCTCAAGGGGAAGCGATCCCCGTTTGACTGCCCCCTCTTCGGAACGGTGTGCACCCCGGAGGACCCCGCCGGCGCCTGCATGGTCTCCTCCGAGGGGAATTGCGCCGCCGCTTACAAGTACGGCACCTGA
- the hypB gene encoding hydrogenase nickel incorporation protein HypB yields the protein MCIDCGCATPVDHHHDHDHDGHHHAHGDHHHDHHHDGHHHDGHHHGHDGDHDHDHDHHHHHHDGDHHHHHHGEGETRRPEAQVTRKVVVQTDILSKNNAIAEENRLLFKEKGLFVLNLVSSPGSGKTTILERTLKDLGSTCRAAVIEGDQQTDNDAQRIAATGVPVKQINTGAGCHLDAHMVLHAAAHFNLSDLDLLLIENVGNLVCPASFDLGEHHKVVVLSVTEGEDKPLKYPQMFHAATIMLLNKVDLLPHLDFDVERCKEMARRVSPGITIFELSSRTGEGMDAWYSWLQEGVRKAKGA from the coding sequence ATGTGCATCGATTGCGGTTGCGCCACCCCGGTGGACCACCATCACGATCATGACCACGACGGCCACCACCATGCCCACGGTGACCACCACCACGATCACCATCACGACGGACACCACCACGACGGACACCACCACGGCCACGACGGTGACCACGACCACGACCACGATCACCACCATCACCACCACGATGGCGACCATCACCATCACCACCACGGTGAAGGGGAGACACGCCGCCCGGAGGCGCAGGTCACCCGGAAGGTGGTGGTGCAGACCGATATCCTTTCCAAAAACAACGCCATTGCCGAGGAAAACCGCCTTCTCTTCAAGGAGAAGGGGCTCTTCGTGCTCAACCTGGTAAGCTCCCCCGGTTCAGGAAAGACCACGATCCTCGAGCGGACCCTGAAGGATCTCGGCTCGACCTGCCGCGCCGCGGTCATCGAAGGGGACCAGCAGACCGACAACGACGCGCAGCGGATCGCCGCCACCGGCGTTCCGGTAAAGCAGATCAACACCGGCGCAGGATGCCACCTGGACGCCCACATGGTGCTCCACGCGGCCGCCCACTTCAACCTCTCCGACCTCGACCTCCTCCTCATCGAGAACGTCGGGAACCTGGTGTGCCCCGCCTCCTTCGATCTTGGCGAGCACCACAAGGTGGTGGTTTTGAGCGTCACCGAGGGGGAGGACAAGCCGCTGAAGTATCCCCAGATGTTCCACGCCGCGACGATCATGCTCCTCAACAAGGTGGACCTCCTGCCGCACCTCGACTTCGACGTGGAGCGGTGCAAGGAGATGGCCCGCCGCGTCTCCCCGGGGATCACCATCTTCGAGCTCTCCAGCCGCACCGGTGAGGGGATGGACGCCTGGTACTCCTGGCTGCAGGAAGGGGTGCGGAAGGCGAAGGGGGCGTAG
- a CDS encoding aspartate aminotransferase family protein, whose translation MADGCGIVQRGVSVFTPAQHTYYNFAIAEGRGTEVISTDGKRYLDFSSGLAVLNLGHNHPAVVAAARAQLERFVHTGGIYYNESTVQAAEELLQVTPPGLDMLFFSNSGAEAVEGALKLARYTSRRQGIISFTSAFHGRTFGAVSVTSSSAAYRAHYHPLLPSVYQVPYPTCFSCPCGESSHECGTRCLDALVRLFEHQIPPEEVAAIIIEPFLGEGGYHPAPPLFLKGLRDICDQYGIYLIFDEVQSGIGRTGRWFAGEHAGVVPDIMTVGKAIASGFPLSSVISSKGVMDRWEHGCHGTTFGGNPVSCAAAVATLHAVRDEGLLERARQSGTRVQLALQALAAEHPEIGDVRGHGVMIGVEFVDGEGKPNTERCCQVLESAFRKGVILIPCGLRKNVVRFIPPMNVKDAELDEALEVFSQALKEHS comes from the coding sequence ATGGCCGACGGGTGCGGCATCGTACAGCGGGGGGTGTCGGTCTTCACGCCGGCGCAGCATACCTACTACAACTTCGCCATCGCCGAGGGGAGGGGGACCGAGGTCATCTCCACTGACGGAAAGCGCTACCTCGACTTCTCCTCCGGGCTCGCGGTGCTGAACCTCGGGCACAACCATCCGGCAGTCGTCGCAGCAGCGCGGGCGCAGCTGGAGCGCTTCGTGCACACCGGAGGGATCTACTACAACGAGTCGACGGTCCAGGCGGCGGAAGAGCTCCTGCAGGTCACTCCCCCCGGGCTGGACATGCTCTTCTTCTCCAACTCCGGCGCAGAGGCGGTGGAGGGAGCACTGAAACTGGCGCGCTACACCAGCCGGCGCCAGGGGATCATCTCCTTCACCAGCGCCTTTCACGGCAGGACCTTCGGCGCCGTCTCCGTCACCAGCAGCAGCGCCGCCTACCGCGCCCACTACCACCCGCTTCTCCCCTCCGTGTACCAGGTCCCGTATCCGACCTGCTTCTCCTGCCCCTGCGGCGAAAGCTCCCATGAGTGCGGCACCCGCTGCCTCGATGCGCTGGTGCGCCTCTTCGAGCACCAGATCCCCCCGGAGGAGGTGGCGGCAATCATCATCGAGCCCTTCCTCGGAGAAGGGGGGTACCACCCGGCTCCACCCCTCTTTCTGAAGGGATTGCGGGACATCTGCGACCAGTACGGGATCTATCTCATCTTCGACGAGGTGCAGTCGGGGATCGGGAGGACGGGGCGCTGGTTCGCCGGCGAGCATGCGGGAGTCGTTCCGGACATCATGACGGTGGGGAAGGCGATCGCCTCCGGCTTTCCCCTCTCCTCGGTGATCTCCTCGAAAGGGGTCATGGACCGTTGGGAGCACGGCTGCCACGGCACGACCTTCGGGGGGAACCCGGTGTCGTGCGCGGCGGCGGTGGCGACGTTGCACGCCGTGAGGGACGAGGGGCTCCTTGAGCGCGCGCGGCAGAGCGGGACCCGGGTGCAGCTTGCGCTGCAGGCGCTCGCCGCGGAGCACCCGGAGATCGGGGACGTGAGGGGGCACGGGGTGATGATCGGGGTGGAGTTTGTGGACGGGGAGGGGAAGCCGAACACGGAGCGGTGCTGCCAGGTGCTGGAGAGCGCCTTCCGCAAGGGGGTAATCCTTATCCCGTGCGGGCTGCGCAAGAACGTGGTGCGCTTCATCCCCCCGATGAACGTGAAGGACGCCGAGCTGGACGAGGCGCTGGAGGTATTCTCACAGGCTCTGAAAGAGCACAGCTAG